The following proteins are encoded in a genomic region of Pseudomonas saponiphila:
- a CDS encoding DUF4426 domain-containing protein, protein MGRLVTFLLAACLSVSALAADTIKGERKEVFGDITVHYNTFNSTYLQPDIARAAELVRSKNQGVINVSLIKDGKPLVGQVSGTVKDLTSKSIPLKFRQITEQGAIYYIAQFPVEQQETRTFSITVQTGGDTNSFSFNQELFPGE, encoded by the coding sequence ATGGGACGTCTGGTGACATTTCTATTGGCTGCCTGCCTGAGCGTAAGCGCCCTGGCGGCGGACACGATCAAGGGTGAACGCAAGGAAGTGTTCGGTGACATCACCGTGCACTACAACACCTTCAACTCCACCTACCTGCAGCCAGACATCGCCAGGGCGGCGGAGCTGGTTCGCAGCAAGAACCAGGGCGTGATCAACGTTTCGCTGATCAAGGATGGCAAGCCGCTGGTCGGCCAGGTCAGCGGCACGGTCAAGGACCTGACCAGCAAGAGCATCCCGCTGAAGTTCCGCCAGATTACCGAGCAAGGCGCGATCTACTACATCGCCCAGTTCCCGGTGGAGCAGCAGGAAACCCGTACCTTCAGCATCACCGTGCAAACGGGTGGTGACACCAACAGCTTCAGCTTCAACCAAGAGCTATTCCCGGGCGAATAA
- a CDS encoding DUF423 domain-containing protein — MLRGFLMLAAFFGFTGVALGAFAAHGLKNRLSTEYLAIFHTGVTYQLVHTLALFGVALLAAHVPGRLVTWAGAAFTLGILLFSGSLYLLTLSGISKLGIITPFGGLAFLVGWFLLGLAAWRLQGAG; from the coding sequence ATGCTGCGTGGCTTCCTGATGCTGGCCGCCTTCTTCGGTTTCACCGGGGTTGCCCTCGGTGCCTTCGCCGCCCACGGCCTGAAAAACCGCCTGAGCACGGAATACCTGGCTATTTTTCATACCGGCGTGACCTATCAACTGGTTCATACCCTGGCGCTGTTCGGCGTGGCCCTGCTGGCGGCCCATGTTCCCGGGCGGCTGGTGACCTGGGCCGGCGCGGCATTCACCCTGGGCATCCTGCTGTTCTCCGGCAGCCTGTATCTGCTGACCCTGAGCGGCATCAGCAAGCTGGGCATCATCACCCCCTTCGGTGGCCTGGCCTTTCTGGTTGGCTGGTTCCTGCTGGGCCTCGCCGCCTGGCGCCTGCAAGGGGCCGGCTGA
- a CDS encoding thiazole synthase — MSNVRSDKPFVLAGRTYQSRLLVGTGKYRDMEETRLAIEASGAEIVTVAVRRTNIGQNPGEPNLLDILPPDRYTILPNTAGCYDAVEAVRTCRLARELLDGHNLVKLEVLADQKTLFPNVLETLKAAEVLVKEGFDVMVYTSDDPIIARQLAEMGCIAVMPLAGLIGTGLGICNPYNLQIILEEAKVPVLVDAGVGTASDATIAMELGCEAVLMNSAIAHAQQPVMMAEAMKHAIVAGRLAYLAGRMPKKLYASASSPLDGLIK; from the coding sequence ATGAGCAACGTTCGTAGTGACAAGCCTTTCGTCCTGGCCGGTCGGACGTACCAGTCGCGTTTGCTGGTAGGCACCGGCAAGTACCGCGACATGGAAGAAACCCGCCTGGCCATCGAGGCCTCGGGTGCCGAGATCGTCACCGTCGCCGTGCGCCGGACCAATATCGGCCAGAACCCGGGCGAACCGAACCTGCTGGATATCCTGCCGCCGGATCGCTACACCATCCTGCCCAACACCGCCGGTTGCTACGACGCGGTGGAAGCCGTGCGCACCTGCCGCCTGGCCCGTGAGCTGCTCGATGGCCACAACCTGGTGAAGCTGGAAGTCCTGGCCGACCAGAAGACCCTGTTCCCCAACGTGCTGGAAACCCTCAAGGCCGCCGAAGTGCTGGTCAAGGAAGGGTTCGACGTCATGGTCTACACCAGCGACGACCCGATCATCGCCCGTCAGCTGGCGGAAATGGGTTGCATCGCGGTCATGCCGCTGGCTGGCTTGATCGGCACCGGGCTGGGGATCTGCAACCCGTACAACCTGCAGATCATCCTTGAAGAAGCCAAGGTTCCGGTGCTGGTGGATGCCGGTGTCGGCACCGCTTCCGATGCCACCATCGCCATGGAGCTGGGCTGTGAAGCGGTACTGATGAACTCCGCCATCGCCCATGCGCAGCAGCCGGTGATGATGGCCGAAGCCATGAAACACGCGATTGTCGCGGGCCGCCTGGCGTACCTCGCCGGTCGCATGCCGAAGAAACTCTATGCCAGCGCCTCTTCGCCGCTGGATGGTCTGATCAAGTAA
- the metX gene encoding homoserine O-succinyltransferase MetX translates to MPTAFPPDSVGLVTPQLAHFSEPLALACGRSLPAYDLIYETYGQLNASASNAVLICHALSGHHHAAGYHSVDDRKPGWWDSCIGPGKPIDTNKFFVVSLNNLGGCNGSTGPSSINPDTGKPFGADFPVLTVEDWVHSQARLADRLGIGQWAAVIGGSLGGMQALQWTITYPDRVRHCLAIASAPKLSAQNIAFNEVARQAILTDPEFHGGSFQEQGVIPKRGLMLARMVGHITYLSDDSMGEKFGRGLKSEKLNYDFHSVEFQVESYLRYQGEEFSGRFDANTYLLMTKALDYFDPAANFDDDLAKTFANASAKFCVMSFTTDWRFSPARSRELVDALMAARKDVCYLEIDAPQGHDAFLIPIPRYLQAFSHYMNRITL, encoded by the coding sequence ATGCCAACTGCCTTTCCCCCCGATTCTGTTGGTCTGGTCACACCGCAACTGGCCCACTTCAGCGAACCCCTGGCCCTGGCCTGCGGGCGCTCGCTGCCAGCCTACGACCTGATCTATGAAACCTATGGACAGCTCAACGCCAGCGCCAGCAACGCGGTGCTGATCTGCCACGCCCTGTCCGGCCATCATCACGCTGCCGGCTACCACAGCGTTGATGACCGCAAGCCCGGCTGGTGGGACAGCTGCATCGGCCCGGGCAAGCCGATCGACACCAACAAGTTCTTCGTGGTCAGCCTCAACAACCTCGGCGGCTGCAACGGCTCTACCGGCCCCAGCAGCATCAATCCGGACACCGGCAAGCCGTTCGGCGCCGACTTCCCGGTCTTGACCGTGGAAGACTGGGTGCACAGCCAGGCACGCCTGGCGGACCGCCTGGGCATCGGCCAGTGGGCGGCGGTGATCGGCGGCAGCCTGGGTGGCATGCAGGCCCTGCAATGGACCATCACCTACCCGGACCGGGTACGGCACTGCCTGGCCATCGCCTCGGCGCCCAAGCTCTCGGCGCAGAACATCGCCTTCAACGAAGTGGCGCGCCAGGCGATCCTCACCGACCCGGAATTCCACGGCGGCTCGTTCCAGGAACAGGGCGTGATCCCCAAGCGCGGCCTGATGCTGGCGCGGATGGTGGGGCACATCACCTACCTGTCCGACGACTCCATGGGCGAGAAATTCGGCCGCGGCCTCAAGAGCGAGAAGCTCAACTACGACTTCCACAGCGTCGAGTTCCAGGTGGAAAGCTACCTGCGCTATCAGGGCGAGGAATTCTCCGGGCGGTTCGACGCCAACACCTACCTGCTGATGACCAAGGCCCTGGACTATTTCGACCCGGCGGCGAACTTCGACGACGACCTGGCCAAGACCTTCGCCAACGCCAGCGCCAAGTTCTGCGTGATGTCCTTCACCACCGACTGGCGCTTCTCCCCGGCCCGCTCCCGGGAGCTGGTTGACGCGCTGATGGCCGCACGCAAGGACGTCTGCTACCTGGAGATCGACGCACCCCAGGGGCACGACGCCTTCCTGATCCCGATCCCGCGCTACTTGCAGGCCTTTAGTCACTACATGAACCGCATAACGCTGTGA
- a CDS encoding DUF3392 domain-containing protein: MDLVLDLLATVSRWSRSNLSEIALALVGCLLVLFGADIKGWVEQRLGGIAGALRVPLMALLCMVGSGLALIYATPWIVRGLSQFNNYSLAPVLLVVLVLIGVVADRR; the protein is encoded by the coding sequence ATGGATCTGGTACTCGACCTGCTTGCCACCGTGTCCCGCTGGAGTCGCAGCAACCTCTCGGAAATTGCCCTGGCGCTGGTGGGCTGCCTGCTGGTGCTGTTCGGCGCGGACATCAAGGGCTGGGTCGAGCAGCGTCTGGGCGGCATCGCCGGCGCCCTGCGCGTGCCGCTGATGGCCCTGCTGTGCATGGTCGGCAGCGGCCTGGCGCTGATCTATGCCACGCCGTGGATCGTCCGTGGCCTGAGCCAGTTCAACAACTACAGCCTGGCGCCGGTGCTGCTGGTGGTGCTGGTGCTGATTGGCGTGGTCGCCGACCGCCGCTGA
- the rdgB gene encoding RdgB/HAM1 family non-canonical purine NTP pyrophosphatase: MMNLTQLVLASHNAGKLKELQAMLGASVQLRSIGEFSSVEPEETGLSFVENAILKARNAARISGLPALADDSGLAVDFLGGAPGIYSARYADGQGDAANNAKLLEALKDVPEAQRGAQFVCVLALVRHADDPLPILCEGLWHGRILTAASGEHGFGYDPLFWVPERDCSSAELGPVEKNQLSHRARAMAILRQRLGLQ; this comes from the coding sequence ATAATGAACCTTACGCAACTCGTACTGGCCAGCCACAACGCCGGCAAACTCAAAGAACTCCAGGCCATGCTCGGCGCCTCGGTGCAACTGCGCTCGATCGGCGAGTTCAGCAGCGTCGAGCCCGAGGAAACCGGCCTGTCGTTCGTCGAAAACGCCATCCTCAAGGCACGCAACGCCGCGCGCATTTCCGGCCTGCCGGCACTGGCCGACGACTCCGGCCTGGCGGTGGACTTCCTTGGCGGCGCGCCGGGCATCTACTCGGCGCGCTATGCCGACGGCCAGGGCGACGCGGCGAACAATGCCAAGTTGCTGGAAGCCCTGAAAGACGTCCCTGAAGCTCAGCGCGGCGCGCAGTTCGTCTGCGTTCTGGCCCTGGTGCGGCACGCCGACGATCCGTTGCCGATCCTCTGCGAAGGCCTGTGGCACGGGCGCATCCTCACGGCTGCCAGCGGCGAGCACGGCTTCGGCTACGACCCGCTGTTCTGGGTGCCGGAACGTGACTGCTCCAGCGCCGAGCTGGGCCCGGTGGAGAAAAACCAGCTCAGCCACCGCGCTCGCGCCATGGCCATTCTGCGGCAACGCCTGGGCCTGCAATGA
- the trmB gene encoding tRNA (guanosine(46)-N7)-methyltransferase TrmB: MTESNDTPIQPETGDERQHRRIKSFVMRAGRMTEGQQRGLEQGAPLYVLPLADAPVDYDQVFGRSAPRSLEIGFGMGHSLLEMAAAAPEQDFIGVEVHRPGVGALLNGVLTQGLTNLRVYDCDAIEVLNRCIADNSLDRLMLFFPDPWHKSRHHKRRIVQASFAELVRSKLKVGGILHMATDWEPYAEYMLEVMNVAPGYRNLAEDGKCVPRPAERPITKFERRGERLGHGVWDLKFEKLN; this comes from the coding sequence ATGACTGAATCAAACGACACGCCAATCCAGCCGGAAACCGGCGACGAGCGCCAACACCGCCGCATCAAGAGTTTCGTGATGCGCGCCGGGCGCATGACCGAAGGCCAGCAGCGCGGCCTGGAGCAGGGCGCGCCGCTGTACGTGCTGCCCCTGGCTGACGCCCCGGTGGACTACGACCAGGTATTCGGCCGCTCGGCGCCGCGCTCCCTGGAGATCGGCTTCGGCATGGGCCATTCGCTGCTGGAAATGGCCGCGGCGGCCCCGGAGCAGGACTTCATCGGCGTGGAGGTTCACCGTCCGGGTGTCGGCGCGCTGCTCAATGGCGTGCTGACCCAGGGCCTGACCAACCTGCGGGTCTACGATTGCGACGCGATTGAAGTGCTCAACCGCTGCATCGCCGACAACAGCCTGGACCGGCTGATGCTGTTCTTCCCCGATCCATGGCACAAGAGCCGTCACCACAAGCGTCGTATCGTCCAGGCCTCGTTCGCCGAGCTGGTGCGCAGCAAGCTCAAGGTCGGCGGCATTCTGCACATGGCCACCGACTGGGAGCCCTATGCCGAATACATGCTGGAAGTGATGAACGTGGCCCCGGGTTATCGCAACCTGGCCGAGGACGGCAAATGCGTGCCGCGCCCGGCCGAACGCCCGATCACCAAGTTCGAGCGTCGCGGCGAGCGCCTGGGCCACGGCGTGTGGGATCTGAAGTTCGAAAAGCTCAACTGA
- the mtgA gene encoding monofunctional biosynthetic peptidoglycan transglycosylase — translation MLRYLFRRLVKALMWFVVGSVLLVLLFRFVPPPGTALMVERKIESWVDNDPIDLQRTWKPWDEISDNLKVAVIASEDQKFPEHWGFDLDAIQAALAHNERGGSIRGASTLSQQVSKNLFLWSGRSYLRKGLEAWFTALIEVLWPKQRILEVYLNSAEWDEGVFGAEAAARHHFGVSAADLSRQQASLLAAVLPNPRVWSAARPSTYVMQRAGWVRRQMSLLGEADYLKRLYETRKAPWAE, via the coding sequence ATGCTGCGTTATCTGTTTCGTCGCCTTGTAAAAGCCTTGATGTGGTTCGTGGTCGGCAGCGTGCTGCTGGTGCTGCTGTTCCGTTTCGTGCCACCACCGGGCACCGCCCTGATGGTGGAGCGCAAGATCGAATCCTGGGTCGACAACGACCCCATCGACCTGCAGCGCACCTGGAAACCCTGGGACGAAATCTCCGACAACCTCAAGGTGGCGGTGATCGCCAGCGAGGATCAGAAATTCCCCGAGCACTGGGGCTTCGATCTCGACGCAATCCAGGCGGCCCTGGCCCACAACGAACGTGGCGGTTCGATCCGCGGGGCCAGTACCCTGAGCCAGCAAGTGTCGAAGAACCTGTTCCTGTGGTCCGGCCGCAGCTACCTGCGCAAGGGCCTGGAAGCCTGGTTCACCGCCCTGATCGAGGTGCTGTGGCCCAAGCAGCGGATTCTTGAGGTCTACCTCAACAGCGCCGAGTGGGATGAAGGGGTGTTCGGCGCAGAAGCCGCCGCGCGCCATCACTTCGGCGTCAGCGCGGCCGATCTGTCACGCCAGCAGGCCAGCCTGCTGGCTGCTGTGCTGCCCAATCCAAGGGTGTGGAGCGCGGCACGACCCAGCACTTATGTCATGCAGCGGGCTGGTTGGGTTCGACGGCAGATGAGCCTGTTGGGCGAGGCTGATTATCTGAAGCGGTTGTACGAAACCCGCAAGGCGCCTTGGGCGGAGTAA
- a CDS encoding RNA 2'-phosphotransferase: MSKKIIEDTSKFLSYVLRHEPQAIGLELDSEGWGDIDALVSGAAKGGRKLSRELIEQVVEGNDKKRFALSADGQRIRAVQGHSNKAVHLQLEAQQPPAILYHGTATRFMDSINEKGLIPGSRHHVHLSREIDTARAVGQRYGQVVILQIDAQAMQAQGFKFYQAENGVWLTDQVPVDFIQAL, encoded by the coding sequence ATGAGCAAGAAAATCATCGAGGACACCAGCAAGTTCCTCAGCTACGTGCTGCGCCACGAACCTCAGGCCATCGGTCTTGAGCTGGACAGCGAAGGCTGGGGCGATATCGACGCGCTGGTCAGCGGCGCCGCCAAGGGCGGCCGAAAACTGAGTCGGGAACTGATCGAGCAGGTCGTGGAAGGCAACGACAAGAAACGCTTTGCCCTCTCGGCCGACGGCCAGCGCATCCGCGCCGTCCAGGGGCATTCCAACAAGGCCGTGCACTTGCAGCTGGAGGCGCAGCAACCGCCCGCCATCCTCTACCACGGCACCGCCACGCGCTTCATGGACTCGATCAATGAGAAGGGACTGATCCCGGGTTCACGGCACCACGTGCACCTGTCCCGGGAAATCGACACCGCCCGGGCCGTGGGCCAGCGTTACGGCCAGGTGGTGATCCTGCAGATCGACGCCCAGGCCATGCAGGCCCAGGGCTTCAAGTTCTATCAGGCAGAGAATGGGGTGTGGCTGACCGACCAGGTGCCGGTCGATTTCATCCAAGCCCTGTAG
- the hemW gene encoding radical SAM family heme chaperone HemW produces the protein MSHDPSASPLILGGAPTPRAALPQLPPLALYIHIPWCVRKCPYCDFNSHAASPTLPEEEYVDALLADLDLELHAVYGRQLSSIFFGGGTPSLFSAQALGRLLEGVEQRIPFASDIEITLEANPGTFEQEKFTAYRALGINRLSIGIQSFQEQKLKALGRIHNGDEAVRAAGMARQAGFDNFNLDLMHGLPDQSLDDALSDLRQAIAMKPTHLSWYQLTLEPNTVFWNQPPVLPEDDTLWDIQEAGQALLAEHGYAQYEVSAYAQPGRAARHNLNYWSFGDFIGIGAGAHGKLSHPDGRIQRTWKTRLPKDYLNPAKPFKAGEKTLGNDELPFEFLMNALRLTDGVDAALFAERTGLDLASLAEGRRQAEQSGLLQVEPSRLAATARGQLFLNDLLQYFLI, from the coding sequence ATGAGTCATGACCCTTCTGCGTCGCCGCTGATTCTCGGCGGCGCGCCAACGCCTCGGGCGGCGCTGCCCCAGTTGCCGCCCCTGGCGCTGTACATCCACATCCCGTGGTGTGTACGCAAATGCCCTTATTGCGATTTCAACTCCCACGCTGCCAGCCCGACGTTGCCGGAAGAAGAGTACGTCGACGCCCTGCTGGCCGACCTCGACCTGGAGCTGCACGCGGTCTATGGCCGACAGCTGAGTTCGATCTTCTTCGGTGGCGGTACCCCGAGCCTGTTCAGCGCCCAGGCCCTGGGCCGGCTGCTTGAGGGCGTGGAACAGCGCATCCCCTTCGCCAGCGACATCGAGATCACCCTGGAAGCCAATCCCGGGACCTTCGAGCAGGAGAAGTTCACCGCCTACCGCGCCCTGGGGATCAACCGCCTGTCCATCGGCATCCAGAGCTTCCAGGAACAGAAACTCAAGGCCCTGGGTCGCATCCACAACGGTGACGAAGCGGTACGCGCCGCCGGCATGGCGCGCCAGGCCGGGTTCGACAACTTCAACCTGGACCTGATGCACGGCTTGCCGGACCAGTCCCTGGACGATGCCCTGAGCGACCTGCGCCAGGCCATTGCGATGAAGCCGACCCACCTATCCTGGTATCAGCTGACCCTGGAACCCAATACGGTGTTCTGGAACCAGCCGCCGGTGCTGCCGGAAGACGACACCCTGTGGGATATCCAGGAAGCCGGCCAGGCCCTGCTGGCCGAGCATGGCTACGCCCAGTACGAAGTCTCGGCCTACGCCCAGCCCGGCCGCGCGGCGCGGCACAACCTGAACTACTGGAGCTTCGGCGACTTCATCGGCATCGGCGCCGGTGCCCACGGCAAGCTCAGCCACCCGGACGGGCGCATCCAGCGCACCTGGAAGACCCGCCTGCCCAAGGACTACCTGAACCCGGCCAAGCCATTCAAGGCCGGGGAAAAGACCCTGGGCAACGACGAGCTGCCGTTCGAGTTTCTGATGAACGCCCTGCGCCTCACCGACGGCGTCGACGCCGCGCTGTTCGCCGAGCGCACCGGCCTGGACCTGGCCAGCCTTGCCGAAGGTCGGCGCCAGGCCGAACAAAGCGGCTTGCTGCAGGTCGAACCGTCACGCCTGGCGGCCACGGCCCGTGGGCAACTCTTCCTCAATGACCTGCTGCAATACTTTCTGATCTAA
- the metW gene encoding methionine biosynthesis protein MetW, protein MRADLEIIQEWIPAGSRVLDLGCGNGELLSWLQEHKQVTGYGLENDPDNIAQCVAKGINVIEQDLDKGLGNFASNSFDIVVMTQALQAVHYPDKILDEMLRVGRQCIITFPNFGHWRCRWYLASKGRMPVSEFLPYTWYNTPNIHFCTFEDFEELCRERQARVINRLAVDQQHRHGWASKLWPNLLGEIGIYRVSSPGLQEHKVAV, encoded by the coding sequence ATGAGAGCCGATCTGGAAATCATCCAGGAATGGATCCCCGCCGGCAGCCGCGTCCTCGACCTGGGCTGCGGTAACGGCGAGCTGCTGAGCTGGCTGCAGGAACACAAGCAAGTCACCGGCTACGGCCTGGAAAACGACCCGGACAACATTGCCCAGTGCGTGGCCAAGGGCATCAACGTGATCGAACAGGACCTGGACAAGGGCCTGGGCAACTTCGCCAGCAACAGCTTCGACATCGTGGTCATGACCCAGGCCCTGCAAGCCGTGCACTACCCGGACAAGATTCTCGACGAGATGCTTCGGGTCGGTCGCCAATGCATCATCACCTTCCCCAACTTCGGTCACTGGCGCTGCCGCTGGTACCTGGCCAGCAAGGGCCGGATGCCGGTCTCGGAGTTCCTGCCGTACACCTGGTACAACACGCCGAACATCCACTTCTGCACCTTCGAGGACTTCGAGGAGCTGTGCCGCGAGCGCCAGGCCCGGGTGATCAACCGCCTTGCCGTCGATCAACAACACCGCCACGGGTGGGCCAGTAAGCTATGGCCTAATCTGTTGGGAGAGATCGGCATCTACCGCGTCAGCAGTCCCGGCCTGCAAGAGCACAAAGTCGCGGTATAA
- the thiS gene encoding sulfur carrier protein ThiS: MRIQLNGESFELPDGSTVAALLTRLELNGRRIAVELNLDIVPRSQHAETALNEGDQVEVVHAIGGG, translated from the coding sequence ATGCGCATTCAGTTGAACGGTGAATCCTTTGAACTGCCCGACGGCTCGACCGTTGCGGCCCTGCTGACCCGTCTGGAGCTGAACGGACGGCGGATCGCGGTGGAACTCAATCTGGATATCGTTCCACGCAGCCAGCACGCCGAAACCGCCCTCAATGAGGGCGATCAGGTGGAAGTGGTCCACGCCATCGGCGGCGGCTAG
- the ftsX gene encoding permease-like cell division protein FtsX, producing the protein MSATRTPKVAERVAPKASEAPPPKKKRDEDDGPDFATLLHAWIESHRASLLDSLRRLGKQPIGSFFTCLVMAVALSLPMGLSLLLNNVERLGGSWQRAAQISLYLELGASASEGEKLSEEIKGLPGVADAEFISKEKALEEFQQQSGLGEALRELPHNPLPGVVLVTPNEVDKATLEALRQRLADMPKVQLAQLDLVWVERLAAILKLGDRFVFGLTVLLVSALLLVIGNTIRLHIENRRTEIEVIKLVGGTDSYVRRPFLYMGALYGFGAGILSWGVLAFGLDWLNDAVVGLAGLYGSDFALAGVPVADGLSLLLGAVLLGYIGAWIAVARHLRELAPK; encoded by the coding sequence ATGAGTGCAACACGTACCCCTAAAGTGGCGGAGCGCGTAGCGCCCAAGGCGTCCGAAGCACCGCCGCCGAAGAAAAAACGCGACGAGGACGACGGTCCGGATTTCGCCACCCTGCTGCACGCCTGGATCGAAAGCCACCGCGCCAGCCTGCTGGACAGCCTGCGGCGCCTGGGCAAGCAGCCCATCGGCAGCTTCTTTACCTGCCTGGTGATGGCCGTGGCCCTGAGCCTGCCCATGGGCCTGTCGCTGCTGCTCAACAACGTTGAGCGCCTGGGCGGTTCCTGGCAGCGGGCAGCGCAGATTTCGCTGTACCTGGAACTGGGGGCCTCGGCCAGCGAGGGCGAGAAGCTCAGCGAAGAGATCAAGGGCCTGCCCGGGGTGGCGGATGCCGAGTTCATCAGCAAGGAAAAGGCTCTGGAGGAGTTCCAGCAGCAATCCGGTCTGGGTGAGGCTTTGCGCGAGTTGCCGCACAACCCGCTGCCGGGCGTAGTGCTGGTGACGCCGAACGAGGTGGACAAGGCTACGCTTGAAGCCTTGCGCCAGCGGTTGGCGGACATGCCCAAGGTGCAACTGGCACAGCTGGACCTGGTGTGGGTCGAGCGGCTGGCGGCCATCCTCAAGCTGGGGGACCGTTTTGTCTTCGGTCTGACGGTGCTGCTGGTTTCCGCATTACTTTTGGTGATAGGCAATACCATTCGTCTTCATATTGAAAACCGCCGCACCGAGATAGAAGTGATTAAACTCGTCGGCGGTACGGACAGCTATGTGCGACGTCCCTTCCTTTATATGGGGGCGTTGTATGGCTTCGGTGCGGGGATTCTGTCCTGGGGAGTGCTGGCGTTCGGCCTGGACTGGTTGAACGACGCGGTGGTCGGTCTGGCCGGCCTGTATGGCAGTGATTTTGCCCTTGCAGGAGTACCGGTTGCCGATGGTCTGTCGCTCTTGCTTGGGGCGGTGCTGTTGGGTTATATCGGTGCGTGGATTGCGGTGGCCCGCCACCTGAGGGAGCTGGCACCGAAGTAA
- the ftsE gene encoding cell division ATP-binding protein FtsE: MIRFEQVGKRYPNGHVGLHELSFRVRRGEFLFVTGHSGAGKSTLLRLLLAMERPTSGKLLLAGQDLGQISNAQIPFLRRQIGVVFQNHQLLFDRTVFNNVALPLQILGLSKAEIAKRVDSALERVALSDKTDLYPGDLSTGQQQRVGIARAIVHRPALLLADEPTGNLDPRLAAEIMGVFEDINRLGTSVLIASHDLALIARMRHRMLTLQRGRLIGDGEAGV; the protein is encoded by the coding sequence ATGATTCGTTTCGAACAGGTCGGTAAGCGCTATCCCAACGGCCACGTTGGCCTGCATGAGCTGAGCTTTCGCGTCCGTCGCGGCGAATTCCTGTTTGTCACCGGCCACTCCGGCGCCGGTAAGAGCACCTTGCTGCGCCTGCTGCTGGCCATGGAGCGTCCGACGTCGGGCAAGCTGCTGCTGGCCGGGCAGGACCTGGGGCAGATCAGCAATGCGCAGATCCCGTTCCTGCGGCGGCAGATCGGTGTGGTGTTCCAGAACCACCAGCTGTTGTTCGATCGCACGGTGTTCAATAACGTCGCGCTGCCGCTGCAGATCCTCGGTCTGTCCAAGGCGGAAATCGCCAAGCGGGTGGATTCGGCCCTGGAGCGCGTGGCCCTGTCGGATAAGACCGATCTGTACCCGGGGGATCTGTCCACCGGTCAGCAACAGCGTGTGGGTATCGCCCGGGCCATCGTCCATCGTCCGGCTCTGCTGCTGGCGGACGAGCCCACCGGTAACCTTGACCCGCGTCTTGCGGCGGAAATCATGGGCGTGTTCGAAGATATCAACCGCCTGGGCACCAGCGTCCTGATCGCCAGTCACGACCTGGCGCTGATCGCGCGCATGCGTCACCGCATGTTGACCCTGCAGCGTGGCCGATTGATCGGTGATGGGGAGGCCGGCGTATGA
- the rpoH gene encoding RNA polymerase sigma factor RpoH: MTTSLQPAYALVPGANLEAYVHTVNSIPLLTPEQERELAESLYYEQDLEAARQMVLAHLRFVVHIARSYSGYGLAQADLIQEGNVGLMKAVKRFNPEMGVRLVSFAVHWIKAEIHEFILRNWRIVKVATTKAQRKLFFNLRSQKKRLAWLNNEEVHRVAESLGVEPREVREMESRLTGQDMAFDPAAEADDDSAFQSPANYLEDHRYDPALQLEDADWSDNSTHNLHEALEVLDERSRDILYQRWLAEEKATLHDLAQKYNVSAERIRQLEKSAMNKLKLSIAA, from the coding sequence ATGACCACTTCTTTGCAACCTGCTTACGCATTGGTTCCAGGCGCAAACCTGGAGGCCTATGTGCACACGGTGAACAGCATTCCATTGCTGACGCCCGAGCAGGAGCGTGAACTGGCCGAGAGTCTCTACTATGAGCAGGATCTTGAGGCGGCTCGGCAGATGGTGCTCGCCCACCTGCGTTTTGTCGTACATATCGCCCGTAGCTATTCCGGCTACGGGCTGGCCCAGGCCGACCTGATCCAGGAAGGCAACGTTGGCCTGATGAAAGCCGTGAAGCGCTTCAACCCGGAAATGGGTGTGCGCCTGGTGTCCTTTGCCGTGCACTGGATCAAGGCGGAGATTCACGAGTTCATCCTGCGTAACTGGCGGATTGTCAAAGTCGCCACCACCAAGGCTCAGCGCAAGCTGTTCTTCAACCTGCGCAGCCAGAAGAAGCGTCTGGCCTGGCTGAACAATGAAGAAGTGCATCGTGTGGCGGAAAGCCTGGGCGTCGAGCCTCGTGAAGTGCGCGAGATGGAAAGCCGTCTGACCGGCCAGGACATGGCCTTCGATCCAGCCGCTGAAGCGGATGACGACAGCGCCTTCCAATCGCCGGCCAACTACCTGGAAGACCATCGCTACGATCCGGCGCTGCAACTGGAAGATGCCGATTGGAGCGACAACTCCACCCACAACCTGCACGAAGCGCTGGAAGTGCTGGACGAGCGCAGCCGCGACATTCTCTACCAGCGCTGGCTGGCCGAGGAGAAAGCCACGCTGCACGACCTGGCGCAGAAGTACAACGTTTCCGCCGAGCGTATCCGCCAGCTGGAAAAGAGCGCGATGAACAAGCTGAAGCTGTCCATCGCCGCTTAA